One Phoenix dactylifera cultivar Barhee BC4 chromosome 14, palm_55x_up_171113_PBpolish2nd_filt_p, whole genome shotgun sequence DNA window includes the following coding sequences:
- the LOC103697821 gene encoding U6 snRNA-associated Sm-like protein LSm6, with product MSGGGGGGGGGAVKTPADFLKSIRGRPVVVKLNSGVDYRGILACLDGYMNIAMEQTEEYVNGQLKNKYGDAFIRGNNVLYISTSKRTLAEGA from the exons atgagcggcggcggcggtggcggtggcggtggcgCGGTGAAGACGCCGGCGGACTTCCTGAAATCCATCCGGGGACGCCCCGTCGTCGTCAAGCTCAACTCCGGCGTCGACTACAGAG GTATTCTAGCTTGTTTGGATGGATATATGAATATTGCAATGGAGCAAACAGAAGAATATGTCAACGGTCAACTTAAGAACAAATACGGGGATGCTTTTATAAGAGGAAATAATG TTCTCTATATCAGCACCTCAAAAAGGACGCTTGCAGAAGGGGCATGA